From the genome of Streptacidiphilus rugosus AM-16, one region includes:
- a CDS encoding HD domain-containing phosphohydrolase yields the protein MSLLTDAATGGEPGEALRACRVAVALAGELGLSAWQTADVYHASLLRNIGCTATAADEAARFGVDETALRPLLAVTDPSRPTELLRLLRRAAASAPSGRRATLVLRLSGSERFVAGVQDATSEVAAVFAGRLGLGPGVQEALAQQYERWDGGGRPHGLAGERVGLPARICSLAAQAVRLSAMIGPEEAVALLRGRHAWLGPELVRCFGLGGEELLARATGGDAYNEALAVEPEPHRLLDPATLPDQATVLADLADLKSPWLRGHSRAVAALVGQALPGRQTPLLAALLHDLGRIAVPARVWDRPGELTELEREAVELHAYHGERVLRRCAPFAACAPLVGRHHERLDGSGYHRRLAAPDLSPEARLLAAADCFTALTEPRPHRPPCLPAEAAGLLHSEVRAGRLDADAVDAVLAAAGRRGHRRPGRPAGLGDRDVEVLRLLARGRSDRDIAVRLGIGPRGAQRRVEQVLSRTGARTRAAAALFAMEQDLLTGP from the coding sequence GTGTCGCTGCTGACCGACGCCGCGACCGGCGGCGAACCCGGTGAGGCGCTGCGGGCCTGCAGGGTCGCGGTCGCCCTCGCCGGCGAGCTCGGCCTCTCCGCGTGGCAGACCGCCGACGTCTACCACGCCTCCCTGCTGCGGAACATCGGCTGCACGGCCACCGCCGCCGACGAGGCCGCACGCTTCGGCGTCGACGAGACGGCGCTGCGGCCCCTCCTCGCGGTCACCGACCCCAGTCGGCCGACCGAACTGCTCCGCCTGCTGCGCCGCGCCGCCGCCTCCGCGCCCTCCGGCCGCAGGGCGACGCTGGTGCTGCGGCTGTCCGGCTCGGAACGCTTCGTCGCCGGCGTCCAGGACGCGACCTCTGAGGTCGCCGCCGTGTTCGCCGGGCGGCTCGGCCTCGGCCCCGGCGTCCAGGAGGCCCTCGCGCAGCAGTACGAGCGATGGGACGGGGGCGGCAGGCCGCACGGCCTGGCGGGGGAACGGGTCGGGCTCCCCGCGCGGATCTGCTCGCTCGCCGCCCAGGCGGTCCGGCTCTCCGCGATGATCGGACCGGAGGAGGCCGTCGCGCTGCTGCGCGGTCGCCACGCCTGGCTCGGGCCCGAACTGGTCCGCTGCTTCGGCCTGGGGGGCGAGGAACTGCTGGCGCGGGCGACCGGGGGCGATGCCTACAACGAGGCCCTGGCGGTGGAGCCCGAACCGCACCGGTTGCTCGACCCGGCCACGCTGCCGGACCAGGCCACGGTGCTGGCGGATCTCGCCGACCTCAAGTCCCCCTGGCTGCGTGGGCACTCCCGCGCGGTCGCGGCCCTGGTCGGGCAGGCGCTGCCGGGCCGGCAGACGCCGCTGCTGGCCGCGCTGCTGCACGACCTCGGCCGGATCGCCGTCCCGGCCCGGGTCTGGGACCGTCCCGGTGAGCTGACCGAACTCGAGCGCGAGGCCGTCGAGTTGCACGCCTACCACGGTGAGCGGGTGCTGCGGCGCTGTGCGCCGTTCGCCGCGTGCGCGCCGTTGGTGGGCCGGCACCACGAACGGCTGGACGGCTCCGGCTACCACCGTCGTCTCGCCGCCCCCGACCTCTCGCCGGAAGCGAGGCTGCTCGCGGCCGCCGACTGCTTCACCGCCCTGACCGAGCCCCGCCCGCACCGGCCCCCCTGCCTTCCGGCCGAGGCCGCCGGACTGCTGCACAGCGAGGTCCGGGCCGGTCGCCTGGACGCCGACGCCGTCGACGCCGTCCTCGCCGCCGCCGGGCGGCGCGGTCACCGCCGTCCGGGCCGGCCGGCCGGGCTCGGCGACCGCGACGTCGAGGTGCTGCGCCTGCTGGCGCGAGGCCGTTCCGACCGGGACATCGCCGTCCGCCTGGGCATCGGACCACGCGGCGCCCAGCGCCGTGTCGAACAGGTCCTCAGCCGGACCGGCGCCCGCACCCGCGCCGCCGCCGCGCTCTTCGCGATGGAGCAGGACCTGCTGACCGGCCCGTGA
- a CDS encoding CBS domain-containing protein — MTTAQEIMHSGAECVTEQESLTVAAKLMRDRGVGALPICGENDKLLGIITDRDIVVKCLAAGLDPAVTTAGELAEGRPLTVEGEDDIEQVLRVMEQYRVRRLPVIDHPDHKLIGMISEADVARHLPQARVAEFVSAICAEEE; from the coding sequence ATGACCACAGCCCAGGAGATCATGCATTCAGGCGCGGAGTGCGTCACCGAGCAGGAGTCGCTCACCGTGGCGGCCAAGCTCATGCGGGACCGCGGTGTGGGCGCGCTGCCCATCTGCGGGGAGAACGACAAGCTGTTGGGCATCATCACCGACCGCGACATCGTGGTGAAGTGCCTCGCGGCCGGCCTCGACCCGGCTGTGACCACGGCCGGTGAGCTGGCGGAGGGCCGTCCGCTGACCGTCGAGGGCGAGGACGACATCGAGCAGGTGCTGCGGGTGATGGAGCAGTACCGGGTCCGCAGGCTTCCGGTCATCGACCATCCGGACCACAAGCTGATCGGCATGATCAGCGAGGCGGACGTCGCGCGGCATCTGCCGCAGGCGCGCGTCGCGGAGTTCGTCTCGGCGATCTGCGCCGAGGAGGAGTGA
- the metK gene encoding methionine adenosyltransferase yields MSRRLFTSESVTEGHPDKIADQISDTILDALLKDDPSSRVAVETLITTGQVHVAGEVTTKAYAPIAQLVREKILEIGYDSSKKGFDGASCGVSVSIGAQSPDIAQGVDTAYETRVEGDEDELDKQGAGDQGLMFGYACDDTPELMPLPIYLAHRLSSRLSEVRKNGTIPYLRPDGKTQVTIEYDGDRAVRLDTVVVSSQHASDIDLESLLTPDIREFVVEPELKALAERGIELSTDGYRLLVNPTGRFEIGGPMGDAGLTGRKIIIDTYGGMARHGGGAFSGKDPSKVDRSAAYAMRWVAKNIVAAGLARRAEVQVAYAIGKAEPVGLFVETFGTESVPVLKIQEAVTKVFDLRPAAIIRDLDLLRPIYSQTAAYGHFGRELPDFTWERTDRVEALQKAVAE; encoded by the coding sequence GTGTCTCGCCGCCTGTTCACCTCCGAGTCCGTGACCGAGGGTCACCCGGACAAGATCGCTGACCAGATCAGCGACACCATCCTCGACGCCCTGCTCAAGGACGACCCGTCCTCGCGGGTGGCCGTCGAGACGCTGATCACCACCGGTCAGGTCCATGTCGCGGGGGAGGTGACCACGAAGGCCTACGCGCCGATCGCGCAGCTGGTGCGGGAGAAGATCCTGGAGATCGGCTACGACTCCTCCAAGAAGGGCTTCGACGGCGCCTCCTGCGGGGTCTCGGTCTCCATCGGGGCGCAGTCCCCGGACATCGCCCAGGGTGTCGACACCGCGTACGAGACGCGGGTCGAGGGGGACGAGGACGAGCTGGACAAGCAGGGCGCGGGTGACCAGGGCCTGATGTTCGGGTACGCGTGCGACGACACGCCCGAGCTGATGCCGCTGCCGATCTACCTGGCGCACCGGCTCTCCAGCCGGCTGTCGGAGGTCCGCAAGAACGGGACCATCCCCTACCTGCGGCCGGACGGCAAGACGCAGGTCACCATCGAGTACGACGGCGACCGGGCGGTGCGGCTGGACACGGTGGTGGTGTCCTCGCAGCACGCCAGCGACATCGACCTGGAGTCGCTGCTGACGCCGGACATCCGCGAGTTCGTGGTGGAGCCGGAGCTGAAGGCGCTGGCCGAGCGCGGTATCGAGCTGTCCACCGACGGCTACCGGCTGCTGGTGAACCCGACCGGCCGCTTCGAGATCGGCGGGCCGATGGGTGACGCGGGCCTGACCGGCCGGAAGATCATCATCGACACGTACGGCGGGATGGCCCGTCACGGTGGTGGCGCGTTCTCGGGCAAGGACCCGTCCAAGGTCGACCGTTCGGCGGCGTACGCGATGCGCTGGGTGGCCAAGAACATCGTGGCGGCCGGGCTGGCCAGGCGGGCCGAGGTCCAGGTCGCGTACGCGATCGGCAAGGCCGAGCCCGTGGGTCTGTTCGTGGAGACCTTCGGCACCGAGTCCGTCCCGGTCCTGAAGATCCAGGAGGCGGTGACCAAGGTCTTCGACCTGCGTCCCGCCGCGATCATCCGCGACCTGGACCTGCTCCGCCCGATCTACTCCCAGACCGCCGCCTACGGCCACTTCGGCCGCGAACTCCCCGACTTCACCTGGGAGCGCACCGACCGCGTCGAGGCGCTGCAGAAGGCCGTCGCGGAGTAA
- the coaBC gene encoding bifunctional phosphopantothenoylcysteine decarboxylase/phosphopantothenate--cysteine ligase CoaBC yields the protein MSGKNVVLGVSGGIAAYKACELLRRFSESGHRVRVVPTASALHFVGEATWAALSGQPATTEVWESVDEVPHVRIGQHADLLVVAPATADILAKAAHGLADDLLTNTLLTARCPVVFAPAMHTEMWEHPATQENVATLRRRGAVVIEPAVGRLTGVDTGKGRFPDPEAIFELCRRVLERGASAVTADLADRHVVVSAGGTREPLDPVRFLGNISSGRQGYAIAAVAAARGAKVTLVAANTELPDPAGVDVVRVGTALELRQAVLTASATADAVVMAAAVADFRPAEFTAKKIKKVDGVDPAPVALVRNPDVLAELSAQRLRPGQVVVGFAAETDDALAHGRAKLARKGCDLLVVNEVGEDRAFGSANNEALVLGADGSETPVPYGPKAALADTLWDLVAARLA from the coding sequence GTGTCCGGTAAGAACGTGGTGCTCGGGGTCAGCGGCGGGATCGCCGCCTACAAGGCGTGCGAGCTGCTGCGGCGCTTCTCCGAGTCGGGCCACCGGGTGCGGGTGGTCCCCACCGCCTCCGCCCTGCACTTCGTCGGCGAGGCCACCTGGGCGGCCCTGTCGGGCCAGCCGGCCACGACCGAGGTCTGGGAGAGCGTCGACGAGGTCCCGCACGTGCGGATCGGCCAGCACGCCGATCTGCTGGTGGTCGCCCCCGCCACCGCCGACATCCTCGCCAAGGCCGCGCACGGTCTGGCGGACGACCTGCTGACCAACACGCTGCTCACAGCCCGCTGTCCGGTCGTCTTCGCGCCCGCGATGCACACCGAGATGTGGGAGCACCCGGCGACCCAGGAGAACGTGGCGACGCTGCGCCGCCGCGGCGCGGTCGTCATCGAGCCCGCCGTCGGCCGGCTGACCGGCGTCGACACCGGCAAGGGACGCTTCCCCGACCCCGAGGCGATCTTCGAGCTCTGCCGCCGGGTGCTGGAGCGCGGCGCCTCCGCGGTGACCGCCGATCTGGCCGACCGGCACGTGGTCGTCTCGGCGGGCGGCACCCGTGAGCCGCTGGACCCGGTGCGCTTCCTCGGCAACATCTCCTCCGGACGTCAGGGCTACGCGATCGCGGCCGTCGCCGCCGCGCGCGGCGCCAAGGTGACGCTGGTGGCCGCCAACACCGAGCTGCCCGACCCCGCCGGGGTGGACGTGGTCCGCGTCGGCACCGCGCTGGAGCTGCGCCAGGCCGTGCTGACGGCGTCCGCCACCGCGGACGCCGTGGTCATGGCGGCGGCGGTGGCCGACTTCCGGCCGGCCGAGTTCACGGCGAAGAAGATCAAGAAGGTCGACGGGGTGGACCCCGCCCCGGTCGCCCTGGTGCGCAACCCCGACGTGCTGGCCGAGCTCTCCGCGCAGCGGCTGCGCCCCGGCCAGGTGGTGGTCGGTTTCGCCGCCGAGACCGACGACGCGCTGGCCCACGGCCGGGCCAAGCTCGCCCGGAAGGGTTGCGACCTTCTGGTGGTCAACGAGGTCGGCGAGGACCGCGCGTTCGGCAGCGCCAACAACGAGGCCCTGGTGCTCGGTGCGGACGGCTCGGAGACGCCTGTTCCCTACGGCCCGAAGGCCGCGCTCGCCGACACGCTGTGGGACCTGGTCGCCGCCCGACTCGCCTGA
- the rpoZ gene encoding DNA-directed RNA polymerase subunit omega: protein MSSSMTAPEGIINPPIDELLEATDSKYSLVIYAAKRARQINAYYSQLGEGLLEYVGPLVDTHVHEKPLSIALREINAGMLTAEAVEAQ from the coding sequence GTGTCCTCTTCGATGACAGCGCCCGAAGGCATCATCAACCCGCCGATCGATGAGCTGCTCGAGGCCACCGACTCCAAGTACAGCCTGGTGATCTACGCGGCCAAGCGTGCCCGCCAGATCAACGCCTACTACTCGCAGCTCGGCGAGGGCCTGCTGGAGTACGTCGGTCCGCTCGTGGACACCCACGTGCACGAGAAGCCGCTGTCGATCGCGCTGCGCGAGATCAACGCCGGTATGCTCACCGCCGAGGCCGTCGAGGCGCAGTAA
- the gmk gene encoding guanylate kinase, whose protein sequence is MSERPRLTVLSGPSGVGKSTVVAHMRKAHPEVWLSVSATTRRPRPGEQDGVQYHFVDDDQFDKLIANGELLEWAVFAGNRYGTPRQAVLARLEAGEPVLLEIDLQGARQVRESMPEAQLVFLAPPSWDELVRRLTGRGTEGPEVVEQRLAAARVELAAESEFDTTLVNTSVEDVAGELLALMRVV, encoded by the coding sequence ATGAGTGAACGTCCGCGGCTGACCGTGCTCTCCGGCCCTTCGGGGGTCGGCAAGAGCACGGTCGTCGCTCATATGCGCAAGGCACACCCCGAGGTCTGGCTCTCCGTCTCGGCCACCACCCGCAGGCCGCGGCCCGGCGAGCAGGACGGCGTCCAGTACCACTTCGTCGACGACGACCAGTTCGACAAGCTGATCGCCAACGGCGAGCTGCTCGAATGGGCGGTCTTCGCGGGAAACCGCTACGGCACGCCCCGCCAGGCGGTGCTGGCCCGGCTGGAGGCCGGCGAGCCGGTGCTGCTGGAGATCGACCTGCAGGGCGCGCGCCAGGTCCGTGAGTCCATGCCGGAGGCGCAGCTGGTCTTCCTCGCGCCCCCCTCCTGGGACGAACTGGTCCGCCGCCTGACCGGCCGCGGCACCGAGGGCCCCGAGGTCGTGGAGCAGCGTCTCGCGGCCGCGCGGGTGGAGCTGGCGGCCGAGAGCGAGTTCGACACGACCCTTGTCAACACCTCCGTCGAGGATGTAGCGGGCGAGCTGCTAGCCTTGATGCGCGTAGTCTGA
- the mihF gene encoding integration host factor, actinobacterial type: protein MALPPLTPEQRTAALAKAAEARRERAEIKNRLKHSGASLHEVIKAGQENDVIGKMKVSALLESLPGVGKVRAKQIMERLGISESRRVRGLGTNQIASLEREFGGAVS from the coding sequence GTGGCACTTCCGCCCCTTACCCCTGAGCAGCGCACGGCTGCGCTCGCCAAGGCAGCTGAGGCTCGCCGGGAGCGCGCCGAGATCAAGAACCGGCTCAAGCACAGCGGCGCTTCCCTGCACGAGGTCATCAAGGCGGGCCAGGAGAACGACGTCATCGGCAAGATGAAGGTCTCCGCCCTGCTGGAGTCGCTTCCCGGTGTCGGCAAGGTCCGGGCGAAGCAGATCATGGAGCGTCTCGGCATCTCCGAGTCGCGCCGGGTCCGCGGTCTCGGCACGAACCAGATCGCTTCGCTGGAGCGTGAGTTCGGCGGCGCCGTCTCCTGA